Proteins encoded in a region of the Planococcus shixiaomingii genome:
- a CDS encoding S1C family serine protease, whose amino-acid sequence MGYYNDPPSRSKKPSRTGTFLTALAGVLVGALVVWLLFSTVPGLAPGNNTATETATGQTEGSTSSNAVEITTDVTEAVEIADDAVVGITNLQEANNFWNGSQGMEESQEQAVGSGSGVIYKNEDGRAFVVTNHHVVEGASGLEVTMSDGSKIEAELVGSDIWTDLAVLEMDGATVKDTIEFGDSDALKQGETVIAIGSPLGLEFSGSVTTGVVSGTDRAVPVDLDGDGQVDWQAEVLQTDAAINPGNSGGALVNLAGQLIGINSMKIATAAVEGIGFAIPINSAIPVIESLEKTGEMVRPAMGITLIDLAQVPQRYRQETLNLPADVKEGVVVDRVVENSAAAKAGMEQYDVIVEMDGEPVGNILELRQHLYTEKKVGDTMTVKAYRNGEEMTFELELVDDSAI is encoded by the coding sequence ATGGGATATTACAACGACCCGCCTAGCCGCAGCAAGAAACCGAGCCGGACGGGGACTTTTTTAACTGCTCTTGCAGGAGTTCTGGTCGGGGCGCTGGTCGTATGGCTGTTATTTTCTACAGTGCCGGGATTGGCTCCTGGCAATAATACAGCGACAGAAACAGCGACCGGCCAAACAGAAGGCTCCACAAGTTCCAATGCGGTTGAAATTACGACGGATGTAACGGAAGCCGTGGAGATTGCAGACGATGCAGTCGTGGGCATAACGAATCTTCAAGAAGCGAATAATTTTTGGAATGGTTCGCAAGGGATGGAAGAAAGCCAGGAACAGGCCGTCGGCAGCGGATCGGGCGTCATTTATAAAAACGAAGATGGCCGGGCTTTTGTGGTAACGAACCATCACGTGGTTGAAGGCGCAAGTGGGCTTGAAGTGACAATGTCCGATGGTTCGAAAATTGAAGCTGAGCTTGTTGGAAGCGATATATGGACGGACTTAGCGGTACTGGAAATGGATGGAGCAACGGTTAAGGATACGATTGAATTCGGCGACTCAGACGCTTTAAAACAAGGCGAGACCGTCATCGCAATCGGCAGTCCGCTGGGCCTTGAATTTTCGGGATCCGTAACGACCGGGGTTGTGTCAGGTACTGACCGCGCTGTGCCGGTTGACTTGGACGGCGACGGACAAGTCGATTGGCAAGCGGAAGTGCTGCAGACAGATGCTGCAATTAACCCTGGGAACAGCGGCGGAGCGCTGGTCAATTTAGCTGGCCAGCTGATCGGCATCAATTCGATGAAGATTGCGACCGCAGCTGTGGAAGGCATCGGCTTTGCCATTCCGATCAACTCTGCGATACCAGTCATTGAGTCTCTTGAGAAGACTGGAGAGATGGTCCGCCCAGCTATGGGGATAACGCTTATCGATTTGGCTCAAGTGCCGCAAAGGTACCGCCAAGAGACGTTGAACTTGCCTGCCGATGTTAAAGAAGGTGTAGTCGTTGACCGTGTAGTGGAAAATTCAGCGGCTGCAAAAGCTGGCATGGAGCAGTATGATGTAATTGTTGAAATGGATGGCGAGCCAGTTGGCAATATTCTTGAGCTGCGCCAGCATTTGTACACTGAGAAAAAAGTCGGCGATACGATGACTGTCAAAGCATACCGAAACGGTGAAGAAATGACGTTTGAATTGGAACTTGTCGATGACTCGGCCATTTAA
- a CDS encoding MBL fold metallo-hydrolase: MRFSVLASGSSGNAIYIENDQHSFLVDVGLSGRKMEELFASIGKKMSDLDGILVTHEHSDHIKGIGIVARKYKVPIYANEKTWMAMDGLVGAIPTDQRFHFPMDAVKTFGSIDIESFAVSHDAADPMFYVFHENGRKLALITDTGYVSDRMKGVIQAADSFVFESNHDVGMLQMGRYPWSVKRRILSDVGHVSNEDAAVAMSEVMAEKPTRIYLSHLSKDNNMKDLARMSVEQTLQMKGIIVGDYVDLLDTDANVPTPLVTV; the protein is encoded by the coding sequence ATGCGTTTTAGTGTATTAGCGAGCGGCTCAAGCGGCAACGCTATATATATAGAGAATGACCAGCACTCGTTTTTGGTGGATGTGGGCTTAAGCGGCCGCAAAATGGAGGAATTGTTTGCCTCCATCGGCAAAAAAATGAGTGATTTGGACGGCATTCTTGTGACTCATGAACACAGTGACCACATAAAAGGAATCGGCATCGTGGCGCGCAAATACAAGGTGCCGATCTATGCGAATGAAAAAACGTGGATGGCGATGGACGGGCTTGTCGGAGCTATTCCGACGGACCAGCGTTTCCATTTTCCAATGGATGCGGTGAAGACGTTCGGTTCGATCGATATCGAGTCGTTCGCGGTTTCGCACGATGCGGCCGATCCAATGTTTTATGTGTTTCATGAAAACGGCCGGAAATTGGCGCTGATCACCGATACAGGCTATGTCAGCGACCGGATGAAAGGCGTTATCCAAGCAGCCGATTCGTTCGTGTTTGAAAGCAACCATGATGTCGGCATGTTGCAGATGGGCCGGTATCCATGGTCGGTCAAGCGCCGGATTTTGAGCGATGTGGGTCACGTGTCGAACGAGGACGCGGCGGTGGCGATGAGCGAAGTGATGGCTGAAAAGCCGACGCGCATTTATTTGTCGCATTTGAGCAAAGACAACAACATGAAGGATTTGGCGCGCATGAGCGTGGAACAGACCTTGCAGATGAAAGGCATCATCGTCGGAGATTATGTCGATTTGCTCGACACCGACGCCAACGTGCCGACGCCTTTGGTGACAGTATAA
- a CDS encoding two-component system regulatory protein YycI encodes MDWSKTKTIFIIVFSILNVFLYSLYLDRYTEAEKVEILGNESSSTEEKLKDDGISYGKLPEMVEPQPYINAKMKKFGSNELPNGDGQERVIGEHLLRVDFAKPKPLGEEISAEALTAFVEENAYQGKEYVFWEIVGAENKAVFFQKVNDKTLYYSDNGQVMVYWNDKGQVTYFEQKIYEDVGLGEQPKQLIPPIQAIYTLYQRGILPANTTIDFAEIGYSVYVQVSENDRMFLPTWRISATLADGTKEEYFINAVNNGVIELGKEEDAAK; translated from the coding sequence ATGGATTGGAGTAAAACCAAAACCATTTTCATCATCGTCTTTTCCATTTTGAATGTATTTTTATACTCGCTGTATTTGGACCGCTATACAGAAGCCGAAAAAGTGGAAATTCTCGGCAATGAGTCCTCGTCGACTGAAGAGAAACTGAAAGACGATGGAATTTCCTACGGCAAGCTCCCGGAAATGGTTGAACCCCAACCGTATATTAATGCTAAAATGAAGAAATTTGGAAGCAATGAGCTGCCAAATGGTGACGGTCAAGAACGAGTTATAGGAGAACATCTTCTGCGTGTGGATTTTGCAAAGCCAAAGCCTTTAGGCGAGGAAATAAGCGCGGAAGCGTTGACGGCATTTGTTGAGGAAAACGCATATCAAGGAAAAGAGTATGTTTTTTGGGAAATTGTTGGCGCGGAAAACAAAGCTGTATTTTTCCAGAAAGTAAACGATAAAACCCTGTATTACAGCGACAACGGCCAAGTGATGGTTTATTGGAACGACAAAGGCCAAGTGACGTATTTTGAACAAAAGATTTATGAAGATGTAGGGCTTGGCGAACAACCGAAACAATTGATTCCTCCTATCCAAGCTATTTATACGCTTTACCAAAGAGGGATTTTGCCGGCAAATACGACCATTGATTTTGCGGAGATCGGTTATTCGGTATATGTCCAAGTTTCAGAAAATGACCGGATGTTTCTGCCGACTTGGCGCATAAGCGCAACACTTGCAGATGGCACAAAAGAAGAGTATTTTATAAATGCAGTAAATAACGGCGTTATCGAATTAGGAAAAGAAGAAGATGCAGCAAAGTAA
- a CDS encoding YycH family regulatory protein, translating into MKYVEQVKSIILFLLILLSFALTFTVWTFTPSFEVIETTPAVDVSIGKKSTVEQVIQPIKVLHHQEKKVTGTTESADLDKLLAAMKLWQIYDVTEKEKEASADTMISLMHKPNRVVLYYPGNVPFPVFDAMVNITDETITESSFDRVVIELATVENTQIKIYFINSTTGRIHEGNISVSELDQFENDILEEINDVYVTNKNIGKLPIYVPEKEMDKVVYPYLLEEVTPETFRSALFDDASTVDSSGDAANEKYTDNNGAIMRFDSTRKSMSYVKPRAETSDPGIPSELIFNTVDYVNDHGGWTNDFRYFSMEPLTQQVHYRLFLDDLPVFSASLATELELRWGMIDGLEQIFRYVRPYYVLQSTAQTSTEKLEAGTTALEAVSRLSKKEQKAVTEITPVYELKQTGDKLITFRAAWYYKIDGTWKKLSKETLGGGKNGLE; encoded by the coding sequence ATGAAATACGTTGAGCAAGTAAAGTCGATCATTTTGTTTTTGCTCATTCTTCTCAGTTTCGCCCTGACATTCACTGTCTGGACGTTTACGCCTTCTTTTGAAGTGATTGAAACGACTCCCGCAGTCGATGTGTCGATCGGGAAAAAAAGTACTGTAGAACAAGTGATCCAGCCGATCAAAGTGCTGCACCATCAAGAGAAAAAAGTAACGGGAACGACTGAAAGCGCAGACTTGGATAAGCTTCTCGCTGCAATGAAACTGTGGCAAATCTATGATGTGACGGAGAAAGAAAAGGAAGCATCGGCGGACACAATGATTTCCCTGATGCACAAGCCGAACCGTGTTGTTTTGTACTATCCAGGGAATGTGCCTTTTCCGGTATTTGACGCCATGGTAAACATCACGGATGAGACGATTACGGAATCTTCCTTTGACCGGGTTGTCATAGAATTGGCGACTGTTGAAAATACGCAAATCAAAATCTATTTTATCAATTCGACAACGGGCAGGATTCATGAAGGAAATATATCCGTAAGCGAACTGGACCAGTTTGAAAATGATATTTTAGAAGAAATAAATGATGTCTACGTCACCAACAAAAATATTGGCAAATTGCCGATTTATGTACCCGAAAAAGAGATGGATAAAGTGGTGTATCCTTACCTTCTGGAGGAAGTGACGCCTGAAACCTTCCGTTCGGCGCTGTTTGATGATGCGTCTACTGTAGATTCATCCGGGGATGCGGCAAATGAAAAATATACCGATAATAACGGAGCCATTATGCGCTTTGATTCGACTCGGAAAAGCATGAGCTATGTTAAACCGAGAGCTGAAACATCGGACCCGGGAATTCCGTCGGAACTGATTTTCAATACGGTCGATTATGTCAACGACCATGGCGGATGGACCAACGATTTCCGCTATTTCAGCATGGAACCGCTGACGCAGCAAGTGCATTACCGGTTGTTTTTAGATGATCTGCCGGTATTCAGCGCATCGTTGGCAACCGAATTGGAATTGAGATGGGGCATGATTGACGGACTTGAACAGATTTTCCGTTATGTCCGGCCATACTACGTACTGCAGTCGACAGCCCAAACCAGCACGGAGAAACTTGAAGCGGGAACAACTGCACTTGAAGCCGTTAGCCGCTTGAGCAAAAAAGAACAGAAAGCTGTAACCGAAATTACGCCTGTTTATGAACTGAAACAGACAGGAGACAAGCTCATTACATTCCGGGCTGCCTGGTATTACAAAATCGACGGCACATGGAAAAAGCTTTCTAAAGAAACACTTGGAGGTGGGAAAAATGGATTGGAGTAA